One Eubalaena glacialis isolate mEubGla1 chromosome 11, mEubGla1.1.hap2.+ XY, whole genome shotgun sequence DNA segment encodes these proteins:
- the BCDIN3D gene encoding RNA 5'-monophosphate methyltransferase — translation MARVPQANANPKLLRWLRGGRLYSHSPLPCSAGALEPGPRSPSLQVPDFRFRGDPEARRRLMAASMKQATGGVEETAAEEEPRVLEPGAAPFGNFPHYSRFHPPEQRLRLLPPELLRRLFPQSPETRPILGLDVGCNSGDLSVALYKHFLSLHDGETCSDASRELHLLCCDIDPVLVERAEKECPFPDGLTFITLDFMNHRTRKVLLSSFLSQFGRSVFDIGFCMSITMWIHLNHGDQGLWEFLAHLSSLCCYLLVEPQPWKCYRAAARRLRKLGLHDFDHFRSLAIRGDMANQIVQILTQDHGMELVCCFGNTSWDRSLLLFRAKQATETHPIPESLIEEGKERNRIRFWRQ, via the exons ATGGCGAGGGTTCCACAAGCCAACGCAAACCCCAAGCTTCTGCGCTGGCTCAGGGGAGGCCGCCTTTATAGTCACTCGCCTTTGCCGTGCAGCGCAGGCGCGCTGGAGCCCGGACCGCGCTCGCCGAGCCTGCAGGTTCCCGACTTCCGGTTCCGAGGGGACCCAGAGGCCAGACGGAGACTAATGGCGGCGTCCATGAAGCAAGCCACCGGGGGCGTTGAAGAGACCGCGGCGGAAGAGGAACCGCGAGTTCTGGAACCCGGGGCCGCCCCATTCGGAAATTTCCCTCATTATTCCCGTTTCCACCCTCCAGAGCAACGGCTCCGCCTCCTGCCTCCAGAGCTGCTTCGCCGGCTCTTCCCTCAGAGTCCCGAGACAAGGCCGATCCTGGGGCTCGACGTGGGGTGTAACTCCGGG GATCTGAGTGTGGCTCTATACAAACATTTCCTTTCCCTACATGATGGGGAGACCTGCTCAGATGCCTCAAGAGAACTCCATCTCCTCTGCTGCGACATAGATCCAGTCCTGGTGGAACGAGCTGAAAAAGAATGCCCTTTTCCGGATGGCTTGACCTTTATCACCCTGGACTTCATGAATCACAGGACCCGGAAAGTTCTCTTGAGCTCTTTCTTAAGCCAGTTTGGACGGTCAGTTTTTGATATTGGCTTCTGCATGTCAATAACCATGTGGATTCATCTGAACCATGGGGACCAAGGCCTTTGGGAGTTCCTGGCCCACCTTTCTTCCCTGTGCTGCTACCTCCTTGTGGAACCACAACCCTGGAAGTGTTATCGGGCAGCTGCAAGGCGTCTCCGGAAGCTGGGCCTCCATGATTTTGACCACTTCCGCTCCCTAGCTATCCGAGGTGATATGGCCAATCAGATTGTGCAGATCTTGACCCAGGACCATGGCATGGAATTAGTATGCTGCTTCGGCAACACCAGTTGGGACCGAAGCCTTCTGCTCTTCAGGGCAAAACAAGCCACAGAGACTCATCCGATCCCTGAATCACTgatagaggaagggaaagaaaggaacagaataaGATTCTGGAGACAATGA